GCCAAAGGTTTGCAGTTGCTGCACGACCTGGACCTGGGGGCGCTGCTGGTGACCCGTGGCGAGCACGGCATGACCCTGCTGCGCACAGGCCAGCCCGCGCTGCACCTGCCGGCCCGCGCCCGCGAAGTCTTCGACGTGACCGGTGCGGGTGATACTGTGATTTCCACCCTGGCAGCTGCCATTGCTGCGGGTGAGGACTTGCCCCACGCAGTGGCCTTGGCCAACCTTGCCGCGGGCATTGTGGTTGGCAAGCTGGGTACGGCTGCCATCAGTGCGCCCGAGCTGCGCCGTGCTATCCAGCGTGAGGAAGGCTCCGAGCGCGGTGTGCTGGGCCTGGAGCAGCTGTTGCTGGCGATCGACGATGCGCGTGCGCACAACGAGACGATCGTTTTTACCAACGGTTGCTTCGACATTTTGCATGCGGGGCATGTGACCTACCTGGAGCAGGCGCGTGCTCAGGGTGATCGCCTTATCGTTGCGGTCAACGATGACGCCTCGGTCAGCCGCCTCAAGGGGCCGGGCCGCCCGATCAACAGTGTTGACCGGCGCATGGCCGTGCTGGCTGGCCTGGGGGCGGTGGACTGGGTAATCAGCTTCCCTGAAGGCACGCCGGAAAACCTGCTTGGCCAGGTGAAGCCTGATGTGCTGGTTAAAGGTGGTGACTATGGCATCGACCAGGTGGTGGGTGCCGATATCGTCAAGGCTTATGGCGGAACCGTGAAAGTGCTGGGGTTGGTTGAGAACAGCTCGACTACAGCGATTGTCGAGAAAATTCGTAAGCACTGACATCGTTTGGGGCCGCTTTGCGGCCCATCGCGGCTAAAGCCGCTCCTACAGGCGTATGTAATCCCTGTAGGGGCGGCTTCAGCCGCGAACACCGGCTCCAGGCCTCACTTATGCAGTGACCCCCGAGCCCGCTCCAGCAACGCCCGTGCCTTGTCCCCAAACCTCTGCAAATGTGTTGCCCGCTCCGGCTTGCGCTCCACCAGCCCCTGTTGCTTGACCCAATCCTTCCAGCGTATCCGCTCATCGCTCACCACCCAGCCATGCTGCTGGGCAAAACTCTCCGCCAGATACAGCCCCCGCGTGCTTGCCGGCACCAGCTCGTCTTTTTTCAGCGTATACAGCTCGGCCAGTGGTCGCCCATCCTGCAACGGCATCAGGTACAAATCCGGCCGTTTGCGATTGAGCCTTGCCACCAACTGGTCGCCCTCAAGCCGCTCGTCAACGTGGAACAAGCTCAACTTCTTCGCTTCCCGGGGCACTTGCAGGCGCATGTCGTAAATCAACTGCAACGAAGCTGTTGGCAGGTGCACGTAGGCCCGTGGGCGTTCCAGCAACATCAAGTTGCCGCAATGTACAGGCCGCGCAGCCCCGGATTGGGGTGACAGCACAAAGGGCATCGCGTCCCGGTAATGCAGCGCGGCGTCATAGGGCGCAGGCAGCCAGGTATCGTTGAAGCGGCCGCCCAGCCAGCCTTCAGGGGTTTCCAGCAGGCATTCTTCCGCCACCTCTTGCACGGCGGTGTGCAGTGGCAGGTTGAGCTCCTGGGCGGGGACATAGCCAGAAATCAGTTTCAGCACCACATCGCCGCGGTCTTGCCGACGCTGGCGCACCAGCACCCAAAAGTCGCGATTCTGCCAGTGCAAGGTCAGGCGTACCGACACACCCAGGTTGGCCAACTCCGCCACGAAGTGCTGGTTGTCGGGCAATTGGATGGCTTTGCGCCGCTGCTGGGTCTGGGAAAAATTCAGCGGCATGCCGATGCTTTGGTAAACCAGGCCTTCGGCAGTGGCTTCGACATGCAGCGGGAGTGTCTTGAAGTTGCTCGGGTTCTTGCGGATCAGCGTACGCGGCACGAGGCTCCTCCTTGCGTCGGGTCAGTCCCCAGGCCCCTGGCCGGGGCTACTCAATGCTGACCCAGAATTCGGGCAACGGTGGCCACGTTGTGGGCCAGATGCAACGGGTTGATGGTGCCGACGATAGCACTGCTCACGCCAGGATGGGAGAACAGCAACTCGAAGCTGGCCTGCACAGGGTCGACACCAGGGGCCAGGCAAATATGGCCGCTGGCCAAGGCCTTTTTCACCAGAATGGCCTTGCCGTGTGCGGCAGCGTAGTCCAGCACCGGGCGTTCTGCCTGTTCGTTGAGGTTGTAGGTGACCATGGCGCAATCCCCTTGCTCCAGCGCCTTCAGGCCACCAGCGACGGTCTTGCCGGACAGCCCATAACCCAGAATCTTGCCTTCCTGCTTGAGTGTGGCGAGGGTCTGGTACACCTCCTGCTGTTCGAGAATGGCCAGGTCATTGCCATCGGAATGCACCAGCACCAGTTCGATATGGTCGGTTTCCAGGCGACGCAGGCTGCGTTCCACCGAGCGGCGGGTGTGGGCGGCGCTGAAGTCGAAGCTGGATTGGCCATCTTCGAATTCTTCGCCCACCTTGCTGACGATCACCCATTCGTCGCGCTGGCCGCGCAGCAGCGGGCCGAGGCGTTCTTCGCTGCGGCCATAGGCCGGCGCGGTGTCGATCAGGTTGATGCCCAGTTCACGGGCCTGGGCCAGCAACATGCGGGCTTCGTCATCACCGGGGATGGTGAAACCGTTGGGGTATTTCACACCCTGGTCGCGGCCGAGTTTGACCGTGCCCAGCCCCAGCGGCGAAACCTTGAAGCCCGTGCTGCCCAGCGGGCGATGGAAGTCGTGCAGGGTTGGCAGGCTCATGGCAGCAATTGCTCCCATGCAGGCACGCCGAGCGGTGGGCGTGGCAGGTCGGTTGCCTCGGCCTTCGTGCCCGGGCGGATGCCATCGCGCTCCAGGCTGGCCATGACGCGGTCGCTGAAGTCGGGTGCCAGGGCCAGCTTGGTTGGCCAGCCCACCAACAGGCGTTGTTCATCGGCGAGGAACGCGTTGTCCGGGCGTACCAGGCCGGACTGTGCCGGCTCTGCACGGTCGACGCGCAAGGTAGCCCACCGTACCAGGCTCTGATCGACCCACGGCAGCAATTGAGCTATTTCTTTTTGCGCCGCTGCAATCTGCGCAGCCGGCTCGCGAGCCACGCCGTCAGCTTCAGCCAGGTCGCCACCGAGGTACCACACCCACTGGCCGTCTGCCGCCGGGTGGGTCGTAACAGTTACCCGGGGCTTCGGCCCGCCGCCCAGGCAATGAGCGTACAGCGGTTTGAGGTTGGGGCCCTTGGCCATGACCATGTGCAAGGGGCGGGTTTGCATGGCAGGTTGCTTGAGGCCCAGTGTGTGCAGCAGATCCGCCGTGCCTGCGCCGGCGCTCAGCACGATGCGTTGGGCGCGGATCTCGCGATCATCCACCTGCAAGCCAACCAGCTCGTCACCCTCGCGCAAAGGCTCGATGCGCGAGCCTGCCAGCAGGCTGTCGCCGGCCAGCTCGGCCAGGTTGGCGAGCAGGCTCGGCACATCGATCACCAGTTCTGACAGGCGATAGACTTTGCCCTTGAATGCACGGTCCTGCAGGGCAGGCGGCAGTTGCTCGCCCTTGACCTGCTCCACCCGGGTACGCACGGCCTTGCTGGCAAAGAAGCTGGTCAGGTTGCCGGCCAAGGTGCCGGGGGACCACAGGTAATGGGCGTCGGAGAGCAAGCGGGTTTTGCTCAGGTCCAGTTCGCCGTCGCCGTTGATGGCCTCGCGCCACCGGCGTGGCATGTCAGCAATGGCTTCCGATGCACCGGTCAATGCGCCATGCAGGGCATATTTGGTACCGCCGTGGATAATGCCCTGCGACTTGATCGTCTGCTCGCCACCGAGGCTGGCACGCTCCACCAAAACCGTGGAAAAGCCCTGCCGGCGCAGGCGCGCGTTGAGCCAGAGGCCTGCGACCCCGGCGCCGACGATCAGCACGTCAGTGGAAATGGCGGTTGGCATGGCAGTACCTCGAAGAATCGGACAGCCTGCAAGTATACAGGCTATGCCTGTAATGGCAGCGCTCCCGCTACCCCTCAATGCCCGGCAGTTTTCGAGAACAGCTGGATCACCACCACGCCGCCTACGATCATCGCCATGCCCAGCATGGCCGGCATATCCAGCTTCTGCCCATAAATGACCAGGGCAGCCACGCTGATCAGCACAATGCCCAGCCCTGACCAGATGGCATAGGCGATACCCACCGGAATGCTGCGCACCACCAGCGTCAGCATCCAGAATGCAATGCCATAGCCCACCACCATCAACATCAGCGGCAGCGGCGTGCTCAAGCCTTTGACCGCTTTCATGGAAGCAGTGGCGATGACTTCGGCGCAGATGGCGATGGCGAGGTAGGTGTAGGCATTCATGATGATATCTCCGGTTACTGGCTGCGCATTCTAGCCATCGCGCAGTTGCGGTAAAGTCATTACCTATCTGTATTGGAGATGGGTTGATGGCTGACCAATGGAGCCTTGAGCAACTGCGACTGTTTGTACGAGTCGCCGAGTTGCGTTCGTTTTCCGCCGTGGCGCGCGAGCAGCGCAAAGCGCAGTCGGCAATCAGCAACGCAATTGCCCTGCTTGAAGAAGACCTGGGTGTCACCCTGTTCGAGCGCAGCAGTGGCCGACAGCCCAAGCTGACGCAAAGTGGCACTGCGCTACTGGAAGATGCCCGGGAACTGTTGCGCCAGTGTGAGCGCCTGGATGGCCGTGCATTGGCTTTGATGCGGGGCCAGGAGGCGCTGTTGCGCGTGGCTCAGGATGAAGCGATGCCCTACCAGCCTGTCATCGACAGCCTGGATGAACTGGCCAGCCATTACCCTTATCTTGAAGTGCAACTGGCCAGTGGTGCCCAGGGTGATGTAGCGCGCAAGCTGGTGGAACGGCGTGCCGACCTTGGGCTGTTCTTCCAGCATGAGAGCATTCCGGCATCGCTGGAGCGGCGAGCCTTGGGGAGTGTGGAAATGGTCACCGTGTGTGCAGTGGACCATCCCCTTGCCCGGGAGCAACACGTCACCCGCCAACAGTTGGCGCGTCACAGGCAACTGCTTATCACCCCGCAGCAAAGTGGATACCCTGGCGGGGAAGCAATAAGCCCCCACATCTGGCGGGCCGACAGCTTCTACGCCATGGCCGAACTGTTGATGCGCGGCCTGGGTTGGGCCTGGCTCCCGCGTCATGTGGTGCAGTACCCCACGTACCAGGCGCAGATGGTCGAACTGGCCAGCGATTGGCGCCCGCCCGCCTTGGTCGTCGAATTGGCCTGGCGCCGCGATGAACCTTTGGGCCTGGCCGCGCAATGGTTGGCTGAGCGCTTTGCGGTGCACTTGCGCGCGATCGGTTAAACTCCGCCGCCATGAACAGAACTCTCTATACCGCGTTGTTCCACCTGGGCCTGCCGCTGGTTGCGCTGCGCCTGTTCCTGCGTGCACGCAAGGCGCCAGCCTATGGCCAGCGCATTGGCGAGCGCTTTGCCTGCAACCTGCCGGCCATGCGTCAGGGCGGGATCTGGGTGCATGCCGTTTCGGTGGGTGAAAGCATCGCCGCCGCGCCCATGGTGCGAGCGCTGCTTAAGGCTTACCCGGACCTGCCCATCACGCTCACCTGCATGACCCCGACCGGTTCCGAGCGAATTCGCGCCATGTTTGCCGACGAGCCGCGTATTCAGCACTGCTATTTGCCCTACGACCTGCCGTGGGCAGCAGGGCGTTTCCTCGACCATGTGCGCCCGCGCCTGGGCATCATCATGGAAACCGAGCTGTGGCCAAATCACATTCACCAGTGTGCCAAGCGCGGCATTCCCGTGGCGTTGGCCAATGCACGGCTGTCCGAGCGTTCGGCCCGTGGCTACACGCGCTTTGCCAACCTGACCCGGCCAATGCTGGCCGAGATGAGCCTGATTGCGGTGCAGACCGAAACCGAGGCGCAGCGTTTCCGTGACCTTGGTGCGCGGCCGGCGTGCGTGCAAGTTACCGGTTCGATCAAGTTCGACCTCAAGGTCGACGAGCAATTGCTGCCCCGTGCCCGCGCCCTGCGCCAGCAGTGGGGGGCTGAGCAGCGCCCGGTGTGGATTGCCGCCAGTACCCATGAGGGTGAGGATGCACTGATTCTGCAAGCCCATCGGCAATTGCTGCAGGTTCATGCTGATGCGTTGCTGATTCTGGTGCCGCGTCACCCGGAGCGGTTCGATGCGGTGAATGCTCTTTGTGCCGAGCAGTTCGCCACCGTACGCCGTTCCACAGGAGCGCCCGTCGACGGCGAAACCCGTGTGCTTCTCGGTGACACCATGGGGGAGTTGCTGTTCCTCTACGCCTTGGCAGACATCGCCTTCGTCGGCGGCAGCCTGGTCGCCACTGGTGGTCACAACCCGCTTGAGCCAGCGGCGTTGTCATTGCCGGTCATCATGGGGCCGCATGTGTTCAACTTCCTGGAGATTAGCGCGATGCTGCGTGAAGCCGGGGCGTTGCAGCAGGTCGATGATGCCGACGGGCTGGCCGCAGCAGTGCGGCAGCTGATCGAGTTGCCGCAGGATGCCCGACGCATGGGTGAGGCGGGCAGGGCGGTGATGAAAGCCAACCAAGGGGCGCTGCAGCGACTGCTGGATGGTCTGGACCAATTGCTCGGCTGACTAAAGTGTTGCACGGACTGTGTGGGAGCGGCCTCGTGTCGCGAAAGGGCTGCGAAGCAGCCCCAGATTTTCAGCTTCGCAGCTGAACTTGCCGGGGCCGCTTCGCAGCCCTTTCGCGACGCAAGGCCGCTCCCACACAGGCCAGCGATTGTCTCAAGGTCGGCGTTCGAAGTTCTTCGCTGCCGCCGCAGCCAGGTCCGGCGGCAGGAAGTCTTTGTCCGGGTTGTAATCGGCTTTCAAATACCGTTTCAAGTCCACCAGGTCCTGCGGGCTCAATGTCCCCGCCGCCTGCTTCAAACTCAAATTGTCCAGAATGTAGTCATACCGGCTGTTGTTGTAATCACGCACCGATGTGTAAAGCTGGCGCTGTGCATCCAACACATCGACGATGTTACGCGTACCGACTTGGTAGCCGATTTCGGTGGCCTCCAGTGCACTCTGGTTGGAAATGATCGACTGCTTGCGCGCCTGGACCTGTTCCACATCGGTATTTACGGCCCGGTGCAGGTTGCGCGTGTTTTCCACCACCTGGCGGCGCAGGCTTTCGCGTTGTTGCTCGCTCTGGCTCAGGCGCTGATAGGCCTCGCGCACTTGCGAGCTAGTCAGGCCGCCGCTGTAGATCGGAATATTCAACTGCAGGCCTACGCTGGTCTGTTCGACGTCGCCGCTATAACGCACACCTAGCTGCGAAGGGTTGGTGAAACCAAGGTTGTCGTTGTCACCCTTCTGGTACTTGGCCACCGCATCCAGGGTTGGCGCATGGCCGGCCTTGCGCTGACGCAGGGTCTCTTCGGCGGCAGAAACCGCGTAGTTGGTGGCCAGCAGGTTGAGGTTCTGCTTACCCGCGGTTTCGACCCAGGCCTTGGCGTCGTTGGGGGTCGGTACCTGAATCGGCAAGGTGTGGACCACGCCCTGGATCGAGCTGTACTCGCGGTTGGTCAAGGTAACCAATGCCTCGAAGGCGTCTTGCACCTGGCGCTCGGCAATGATCCGGTTGGCCCGGGCAGTGTCGTAGCTGGCCTGGGATTGAAGCACGTCGGTCTTGTCCGACAGGCCTACATCGAAGCGCTCATTGGACTGGTCCAGCTGGCGCTTGAAAGCCGCCTCTTCAGCCTTGGTCGCAGCCAGGTTGTCCTGGGCACGCAGCACGGCAAAGTAGTTTTGCGCGGTTTGCAGGATCAGGTTCTGTTCGGTAGCCGACAATTCCAGTGCCGCCTGTTCGTTGACAGCTTCGGCAGCCTGTAACTGGAACCAGCGGTCAGCGCGGAAGATTGGCTGGGCCAGGGTCGCGCTCCACGCGTTGCCGCTGCGGTTGGAGGTGATGGACGGCTCGTCCAGCTTGGTCCGGGTGTTCATCATTTCGGCGCCGGCCGAAAGGTTGGGCAGCAAGCCCGCGCGGGCCTGGGGCAC
The genomic region above belongs to Pseudomonas sp. PSKL.D1 and contains:
- the hldE gene encoding bifunctional D-glycero-beta-D-manno-heptose-7-phosphate kinase/D-glycero-beta-D-manno-heptose 1-phosphate adenylyltransferase HldE, yielding MKLSMPRFDQAPVLVVGDVMLDRYWHGGTSRISPEAPVPVVKVDQIEDRPGGAANVALNIAALGAPASLIGVTGQDEAADSLANSLQAAGVRSVFQRIAHQPTIVKLRVMSRHQQLLRIDFEEPFATDPLSLGAEVDNLLEGVKVLVLSDYGKGALRNHQSLIEAARGKGIPVLADPKGKDFSIYRGASLITPNLSEFEAIVGRCADEAELVAKGLQLLHDLDLGALLVTRGEHGMTLLRTGQPALHLPARAREVFDVTGAGDTVISTLAAAIAAGEDLPHAVALANLAAGIVVGKLGTAAISAPELRRAIQREEGSERGVLGLEQLLLAIDDARAHNETIVFTNGCFDILHAGHVTYLEQARAQGDRLIVAVNDDASVSRLKGPGRPINSVDRRMAVLAGLGAVDWVISFPEGTPENLLGQVKPDVLVKGGDYGIDQVVGADIVKAYGGTVKVLGLVENSSTTAIVEKIRKH
- a CDS encoding metal ABC transporter ATPase, with the translated sequence MPRTLIRKNPSNFKTLPLHVEATAEGLVYQSIGMPLNFSQTQQRRKAIQLPDNQHFVAELANLGVSVRLTLHWQNRDFWVLVRQRRQDRGDVVLKLISGYVPAQELNLPLHTAVQEVAEECLLETPEGWLGGRFNDTWLPAPYDAALHYRDAMPFVLSPQSGAARPVHCGNLMLLERPRAYVHLPTASLQLIYDMRLQVPREAKKLSLFHVDERLEGDQLVARLNRKRPDLYLMPLQDGRPLAELYTLKKDELVPASTRGLYLAESFAQQHGWVVSDERIRWKDWVKQQGLVERKPERATHLQRFGDKARALLERARGSLHK
- a CDS encoding aldo/keto reductase, with protein sequence MSLPTLHDFHRPLGSTGFKVSPLGLGTVKLGRDQGVKYPNGFTIPGDDEARMLLAQARELGINLIDTAPAYGRSEERLGPLLRGQRDEWVIVSKVGEEFEDGQSSFDFSAAHTRRSVERSLRRLETDHIELVLVHSDGNDLAILEQQEVYQTLATLKQEGKILGYGLSGKTVAGGLKALEQGDCAMVTYNLNEQAERPVLDYAAAHGKAILVKKALASGHICLAPGVDPVQASFELLFSHPGVSSAIVGTINPLHLAHNVATVARILGQH
- a CDS encoding NAD(P)/FAD-dependent oxidoreductase; the encoded protein is MPTAISTDVLIVGAGVAGLWLNARLRRQGFSTVLVERASLGGEQTIKSQGIIHGGTKYALHGALTGASEAIADMPRRWREAINGDGELDLSKTRLLSDAHYLWSPGTLAGNLTSFFASKAVRTRVEQVKGEQLPPALQDRAFKGKVYRLSELVIDVPSLLANLAELAGDSLLAGSRIEPLREGDELVGLQVDDREIRAQRIVLSAGAGTADLLHTLGLKQPAMQTRPLHMVMAKGPNLKPLYAHCLGGGPKPRVTVTTHPAADGQWVWYLGGDLAEADGVAREPAAQIAAAQKEIAQLLPWVDQSLVRWATLRVDRAEPAQSGLVRPDNAFLADEQRLLVGWPTKLALAPDFSDRVMASLERDGIRPGTKAEATDLPRPPLGVPAWEQLLP
- a CDS encoding DMT family transporter; the encoded protein is MNAYTYLAIAICAEVIATASMKAVKGLSTPLPLMLMVVGYGIAFWMLTLVVRSIPVGIAYAIWSGLGIVLISVAALVIYGQKLDMPAMLGMAMIVGGVVVIQLFSKTAGH
- a CDS encoding LysR family transcriptional regulator; the protein is MADQWSLEQLRLFVRVAELRSFSAVAREQRKAQSAISNAIALLEEDLGVTLFERSSGRQPKLTQSGTALLEDARELLRQCERLDGRALALMRGQEALLRVAQDEAMPYQPVIDSLDELASHYPYLEVQLASGAQGDVARKLVERRADLGLFFQHESIPASLERRALGSVEMVTVCAVDHPLAREQHVTRQQLARHRQLLITPQQSGYPGGEAISPHIWRADSFYAMAELLMRGLGWAWLPRHVVQYPTYQAQMVELASDWRPPALVVELAWRRDEPLGLAAQWLAERFAVHLRAIG
- the waaA gene encoding lipid IV(A) 3-deoxy-D-manno-octulosonic acid transferase: MNRTLYTALFHLGLPLVALRLFLRARKAPAYGQRIGERFACNLPAMRQGGIWVHAVSVGESIAAAPMVRALLKAYPDLPITLTCMTPTGSERIRAMFADEPRIQHCYLPYDLPWAAGRFLDHVRPRLGIIMETELWPNHIHQCAKRGIPVALANARLSERSARGYTRFANLTRPMLAEMSLIAVQTETEAQRFRDLGARPACVQVTGSIKFDLKVDEQLLPRARALRQQWGAEQRPVWIAASTHEGEDALILQAHRQLLQVHADALLILVPRHPERFDAVNALCAEQFATVRRSTGAPVDGETRVLLGDTMGELLFLYALADIAFVGGSLVATGGHNPLEPAALSLPVIMGPHVFNFLEISAMLREAGALQQVDDADGLAAAVRQLIELPQDARRMGEAGRAVMKANQGALQRLLDGLDQLLG
- a CDS encoding TolC family outer membrane protein, with amino-acid sequence MLRKLSLAIAVSCASNGVVWAADVPTTVKTDLVSVYQEAVDNNADLAAARADYGARREVVPQARAGLLPNLSAGAEMMNTRTKLDEPSITSNRSGNAWSATLAQPIFRADRWFQLQAAEAVNEQAALELSATEQNLILQTAQNYFAVLRAQDNLAATKAEEAAFKRQLDQSNERFDVGLSDKTDVLQSQASYDTARANRIIAERQVQDAFEALVTLTNREYSSIQGVVHTLPIQVPTPNDAKAWVETAGKQNLNLLATNYAVSAAEETLRQRKAGHAPTLDAVAKYQKGDNDNLGFTNPSQLGVRYSGDVEQTSVGLQLNIPIYSGGLTSSQVREAYQRLSQSEQQRESLRRQVVENTRNLHRAVNTDVEQVQARKQSIISNQSALEATEIGYQVGTRNIVDVLDAQRQLYTSVRDYNNSRYDYILDNLSLKQAAGTLSPQDLVDLKRYLKADYNPDKDFLPPDLAAAAAKNFERRP